The Bradyrhizobium guangxiense genomic sequence GCGACCTCGCTGTTGCCCTCGGTCTCCGCTTTCGCGCGCGGCTGCGGCCGCGTCACGATCTCCATCAAGAGGCCACCGACGCCCATGCCCATCAGCTCGGACCGCGTCACCTTGATGCCGGCGAGGAGCCGCATCAAGACCCAGTCAAAACCGTTCTCAACCGGCGAACGCGCGCAGCCGGGGGCGCCGAGCACCGGCACATTGCCGGCGCGCGCAATCAGCAACAGGTTGCCAGGATCGACCGGCATGCCGAAATGCTCGATCTCGCCGCCGATGCCGGTGACAGCCGCCGGGATCACGTCGCGGCGATCGGCGATCGCAGAGGCTCCGAACACGATGACGAGCTCGGCCCCCAACGCGAGCAATTCCTTGATCGCGGCCGACAGCTCGCGCTCATCGTGCTGCACGCGCCGCTCGGCGATGATGCCGGCTCCGGCCGGCGCGAGCCGCTCGGCGGTGACGCGCAGCGTTTTGTCGATCACCTTGGACGACAGGCCCGGCAGCAGGGTCGAGACCACGCCGACGCGCTTGATGACGTAAGGCGCTATTCTGAGCACGTCCCTGCCCGCCGCCTTCACCGCGGCATCGCGCAGGCGTCCTTCGACACCAAACGGGATGATCTTGACGGTGCCGACCATCTCGCCCTCGACCACCGGCTTGTAGGCGGTCAGCGAGGCAAAGGTGATGGCCTCGTCGATATTGTTGATGCGGTCGACCGCGGCGCGGTCGATCACCAGCACACCCGCTCGCGCGGCGAACAGATTGGCGCGACCGGTGAAGGCGCGCTCGACATGGATGCCTTCGCCGCCCACGGCAAGCGCGATACTGGCGGCCGCGACGTCCTCGGAGACGTCGCCCGCCTCCATGCGCACCACGACGATGTCCTTGATACCGGCGCGCGTCAGCGCCTCGACCTCGGCGGGGCCGATCGTCGTGCCTTTCTTCAACACCAGCGGTCCCTGGCGCAGGGTGTGGACGGTCACCCCGCCGATGGCATCCTCAGGACTCGCCGGGCCGAACTTCATGCTGCTTCTTCTTTTTCCTTGGGAGGCAGGCGGAGCACGGCCGTGATCTCCGCCATGATCGCGACTGCGATCTCGGAGGGCGAGACCGCACCGATCGCAAGCCCGATGGGCGCGTGAATGCGGGCGATGTCGCTCTCCTTCGCACCCTGCGCCCGCAACCGGTCGCCGCGCTTGGCGTGCGTCTTCCGCGAGCCGAGCGCGCCGATATAGAAGCAGCCGCGCTCGAAGGCATGCAGCAGCGCCGGGTCGTCGATCTTCGGATCGTGCGTCACCGCGACGAAGGCGGTGTAGGCATCGACATTGAGCGGCGGCAGCGCCGTGTCGGGCCATTCGGCGATCAGCGGAATGTCGGGGAAGCGCTCCGGGCTTGCGAATGCCGTGCGCGGATCGATCACCGTCACGTCATAGCCGAGCGAGCGCGCCAGCGGCGCCAGGGCCTGGCTGATATGGACCGCGCCGACGATGACGAGCTTTGCGGTCGGCGCGTAAACGTTGAGGAACAGCTTCTTGCCGCCGGCTTCGACACTGGCGCTCTTGCCCATGCGAAGCTGCTTCTCAAGCTCGGCACGCAGAGGATCTCTGGCAAAATCCTTCGCCTTCACCAGGCGCTGCTCGCCGCTCTCGGTGTCCGTCACCAGGATCGCCGGCCGGCGCGCGGCCCGCTCGGCATTGAGTTCGTGGAGGATCTCGAGCTTCACGGCTAGCCGACCTTCTCGACGAAGACGCGGATGGTGCCGCCGCAGGACAGCCCGACATTCCAGGCGGTCTCGTCGGCGACGCCAAACTCCAGCATCCTCGGTTTTCCGCTCTGGATCACGTCCATGGCCTCGGTGACCACGGCGCCCTCGACGCAGCCGCCGGAGACCGAGCCCAGGAAGGTGCCCTCGTCGTTGATGACGAGGCTCGAGCCCGCCGGGCGCGGCGCCGAGCCCCAGGTCTCCACCACGGTCGCCAGCGCGACGCCATGGCCGGCCTTCTGCCAGTCCTCGGCCGCCTTCAGGATATCCTCGTCGCGATCGAGCATGGGGTGCCTCTCAAGCTGCGGAGCGGATCAGGCTGCGGTGATGCGGCGGCAACGGCTGGGAGAGCGTCGTGATCAGCTCCTGGATCGAACTCAAATTATGCACGGGGCGGAATTCGTCAACGTGCGGAAGCATCATTTTGATGCCCTGTGCCTTGGCCTCGAAGCCGCCGAACCGCAGCAGCGGGTTGAGCCAGATCAGCCGCCGGCAGGAGCGATGCAGCCGGTCCATCTCGAAGGCGAGCTTGGAATCGGCCTCCCGCTCCAGCCCGTCGGAGATCAGGAGCACGATGGCGCCCTGGCTCAGCACACGGCGCGCCCACAATTTGTTGAAATTGTGCAGCGAGGCCGAGATCCGCGTACCGCCCGCCCAATCCTCGACCGAGGCGGAGCAACTCGCCAGCGCCTCGTCCGGATCGCGCTGGCGCAGCGCGCGGCTGACATTGGTGAGGCGGGGGCCGAACAGGAACACCGAGACGCGCTTGCGCGCGTCCGTGATGGCATGCAGAAAATGCAGGAACAGGCGGGGGTACTCGCTCATCGAGCCCGAGATGTCGAGCAGCGCGACAATCGGTGCCGGCTTCTCGATCCGCCCGAGCCGACGGATGTCGATGATGTCGCCCCCGGTGCGCAAGGATGCGCGCAGGGTCCGGCGCAAGTCGAGGCGAAGCCCACGCGCATCGGGCCGGTGCCGACGCGTCAACAGCTCGGCTTGCGGCAGGTGCATGCGGTCGATGGCACGGAGCGCCTCGGCGATCTCGGCCGCACTCATCTGCGCAAAATCCTTCTTCTGAAGAATTTCCTTGTCGGAGACCGACAGGCGCAGATCCTGCTCCTGGTGCTGCTGCGTCTCGGTCATCCGCGGCTGCGACATCGCCTCCTGCACGCGGCGCGAGCCGGCCTTCGGCTTCTTCTTGGCCTCGTCCGGCAGCGGCACCGAATCCAGCATGTGCTTCCATTCTTCGGAAGGCCGGAAGAACAGGTTGAAGGCTTGGCTGAAGACCAGCGCATGCTCATGGCGCTTGACGAAGATCGCCTCCAGCGTGGTGAAGACGTCGGCGCGTTTGCCGATGTCGATCACCTGGAGCGCGCTCATGGCATCGATGACCGCGCCCGGGCCTACCGGCATCCCTGCCGCGCGCAGCGCGCGGGCAAAGCCGACGATGTTGTCGGCGAATTGCTCGGTCTGCTCGGGGGCAAGGTGGTTGATGGCCATGGTCTCGTATCCATCTCCTCGTCATTCCGGGGCGCGCCACTTGGCGCGAACCCGGAATCCATTCTCCACCAACCCTGCGGCCCGATGGATTCCGGGCTCGCACTACGCGCACCCCGGAATGACGAGCTCGTTATGACGCACGCGCGTCAATTCTCGCTCGTCGCTTCCTTCAGCACCTTCTGCAGGGTGTCGCCCTGCATGCGGGTGATGTCGTCCTGGTACTTGAGCAGCGCGCCCAGCGTGTCGCCGACCACTTGCGGGGTCAGCGAGCGGGCATCCAGCTCCGACAGCGCCGTGGCCCAGTCGATGGTCTCGGCAACGCCCGGCGACTTGTAGAAGTCCTGGTTGCGCAGCGCCTGCACGAAGCGCACGACCTGCTGCGACAGCTTGGCGGAGATGCCGGGCACGCGCGTCTTGACGATGGCGAGCTCGCGCTCGGCGGCGGGATAATCGACCCAGTGATAGAGGCAGCGCCGTTTCAGGGCGTCGTGAATCTCGCGGGTGCGGTTGGAGGTGATGATGACGATCGGCGGGGGTGGGGGCTTGACGGTCCCGAACTCGGGAATGGTCACCTGGAAGTCGCTGAGGATTTCGAGCAGGTAGGCTTCGAAGGCCTCGTCGGCGCGGTCGAGCTCGTCGATCAGCAGCACCGGTGGGCCGGCGACGTCGGGCTCCAGCGCCTGCAGCAGCGGCCGCTTGATCATGTAGCGGTCGGCGAAGATGTCGCTCGAGAGCTGATCGCGATCGGTATCGCCGGCGGCTTCCGCCATCCGGATCGCGATCATCTGCGCAGCGCTATTCCACTCGTAGACTGCGGAGGAGACGTCGAGGCCTTCGTAGCATTGCAGGCGGATCAATTTCCGCCCCAGCGCCGCCGAGAGCACCTTTGCGATCTCGGTCTTGCCGACGCCGGCCTCGCCTTCCAGGAACAGCGGCCGCCCCATCCGCAACGACAGGTACGTCACCGTCGCCAGCGAGCGCTCGGCCAGATAGCCGCGCGAGGTCAGGAGTTCGAGCATCGCATCGACCGATGCCGGCAAGGCATCAGAAGTATTGGCCGCTGAAGTCATGAAAGGCCAGTCTCGTTTGCGCCCTCACGGGCAAGTCATGTGCCGGGAAGTGAGGTCACCTCACTCCTTGGCGTTGGCTGCATCGACCGCGCGCCGCGTCAGCACGCCGATGAGATGCGCGCGGTATTCGGCGCTGCCGTGGATGTCGCTGTTGAGCCCCTCAGCCGGGACGGCGATGCCGTCCAGCGCCTTGGACGAGAAGCGCTTCTTCAGCGCCTCCTCGAACGCGGTGACCCGGAAGACGCCTTCGGAGCCGGCACCGGTCACGGCAACCCGCACGTCCGAGGGACGCCGCGCCACGAACACGCCGACCAGCGCATAGCGGGAGGCCTGGTTGCGGAACTTGATGTAGGCCGCCTTCTTCGGCAGCGGGAACATCACCTTGGTGATGATCTCGTCGGCTTCGAGCGCGGTGGTGAACAGGCCCTGGAAATACTCTTCTGCCTTGAGGCGGCGCTTGTTGGTGACGATGGTGGCGCCCAGCGCGAGCACGGCAGCCGGATAGTCCGCGGTTGGGTCGTTGTTGGCGAGCGAGCCGCCGATCGTGCCCTTGTGACGCACGGCGGGATCGCCGATTCCGCCGGCAAGATTCGCCAGCGCCGGGATCGCCTCGCCGACGATCGCGGAGGTGGCGACCTCGGCGTGCTTGGCGGTGGCGCCGATCACCAGCGAGCGGCCTTTCATCTCGATCGTGTTGAGCCCCTCGATATGGGAGAGGTCAACCAGATGCGGGGGGCTGGCGAGGCGCTGCTTCATGACGGGAATCAGCGTGTGGCCGCCGGCGATCACCTTGGCGTCCTCGTTCTTCACCAGCAGATTGGCCGCCTGGCGAACGGTGCCGGGGCGATGATATTTGAATTCGTACATCTGAATGTCCTGATCGCGGGATGCGCTTTACGCGAGGTCGGATTTCGCCATCGCCTTGGCGCCGGCGGAGATGGAGGCGACGATGTTCTGGTAGCCGGTGCAGCGGCAGAGATTGCCTTCCAGTTCTTCCCGGATCGTATGGTCGTCGAGCTCATGACCCTTGCGATGCACGATGTCGATCGCGGTCATGATCATGCCCGGCGTGCAGAAGCCGCACTGCAGGCCATGGTGCTCGCGGAAGGCCTCCTGCATCGGATGCAGCGGCGCGCCGTCGGCAGCCAGC encodes the following:
- a CDS encoding NTP transferase domain-containing protein; translated protein: MKFGPASPEDAIGGVTVHTLRQGPLVLKKGTTIGPAEVEALTRAGIKDIVVVRMEAGDVSEDVAAASIALAVGGEGIHVERAFTGRANLFAARAGVLVIDRAAVDRINNIDEAITFASLTAYKPVVEGEMVGTVKIIPFGVEGRLRDAAVKAAGRDVLRIAPYVIKRVGVVSTLLPGLSSKVIDKTLRVTAERLAPAGAGIIAERRVQHDERELSAAIKELLALGAELVIVFGASAIADRRDVIPAAVTGIGGEIEHFGMPVDPGNLLLIARAGNVPVLGAPGCARSPVENGFDWVLMRLLAGIKVTRSELMGMGVGGLLMEIVTRPQPRAKAETEGNSEVAAIVLAAGRSTRMGGPNKLLAELDGKKLVRIAAEQALASKASEVIVVTGHQTELVEQALQGLKVKFVKNPDFAGGIASSVKAGIAAVPESCDGALVCLGDMPLIDAGLIDRLIDGFAPDRGNLIVVPVSEGRRGNPVLWSRRFFKELMTLDGDVGARHLIAKHTEAVAEVPVDGDSAFLDIDTPQALEAARRG
- a CDS encoding XdhC family protein yields the protein MKLEILHELNAERAARRPAILVTDTESGEQRLVKAKDFARDPLRAELEKQLRMGKSASVEAGGKKLFLNVYAPTAKLVIVGAVHISQALAPLARSLGYDVTVIDPRTAFASPERFPDIPLIAEWPDTALPPLNVDAYTAFVAVTHDPKIDDPALLHAFERGCFYIGALGSRKTHAKRGDRLRAQGAKESDIARIHAPIGLAIGAVSPSEIAVAIMAEITAVLRLPPKEKEEAA
- a CDS encoding XdhC family protein; its protein translation is MLDRDEDILKAAEDWQKAGHGVALATVVETWGSAPRPAGSSLVINDEGTFLGSVSGGCVEGAVVTEAMDVIQSGKPRMLEFGVADETAWNVGLSCGGTIRVFVEKVG
- a CDS encoding vWA domain-containing protein; the encoded protein is MAINHLAPEQTEQFADNIVGFARALRAAGMPVGPGAVIDAMSALQVIDIGKRADVFTTLEAIFVKRHEHALVFSQAFNLFFRPSEEWKHMLDSVPLPDEAKKKPKAGSRRVQEAMSQPRMTETQQHQEQDLRLSVSDKEILQKKDFAQMSAAEIAEALRAIDRMHLPQAELLTRRHRPDARGLRLDLRRTLRASLRTGGDIIDIRRLGRIEKPAPIVALLDISGSMSEYPRLFLHFLHAITDARKRVSVFLFGPRLTNVSRALRQRDPDEALASCSASVEDWAGGTRISASLHNFNKLWARRVLSQGAIVLLISDGLEREADSKLAFEMDRLHRSCRRLIWLNPLLRFGGFEAKAQGIKMMLPHVDEFRPVHNLSSIQELITTLSQPLPPHHRSLIRSAA
- a CDS encoding AAA family ATPase — protein: MTSAANTSDALPASVDAMLELLTSRGYLAERSLATVTYLSLRMGRPLFLEGEAGVGKTEIAKVLSAALGRKLIRLQCYEGLDVSSAVYEWNSAAQMIAIRMAEAAGDTDRDQLSSDIFADRYMIKRPLLQALEPDVAGPPVLLIDELDRADEAFEAYLLEILSDFQVTIPEFGTVKPPPPPIVIITSNRTREIHDALKRRCLYHWVDYPAAERELAIVKTRVPGISAKLSQQVVRFVQALRNQDFYKSPGVAETIDWATALSELDARSLTPQVVGDTLGALLKYQDDITRMQGDTLQKVLKEATSEN
- a CDS encoding FAD binding domain-containing protein — its product is MYEFKYHRPGTVRQAANLLVKNEDAKVIAGGHTLIPVMKQRLASPPHLVDLSHIEGLNTIEMKGRSLVIGATAKHAEVATSAIVGEAIPALANLAGGIGDPAVRHKGTIGGSLANNDPTADYPAAVLALGATIVTNKRRLKAEEYFQGLFTTALEADEIITKVMFPLPKKAAYIKFRNQASRYALVGVFVARRPSDVRVAVTGAGSEGVFRVTAFEEALKKRFSSKALDGIAVPAEGLNSDIHGSAEYRAHLIGVLTRRAVDAANAKE
- a CDS encoding (2Fe-2S)-binding protein — its product is MAKISLIVNGNPVTANVDPRTLLVQFLRENLRLTGTHVGCDTSQCGACVVHLDGKAVKSCTTLAVMADGHEVKTIEGLAADGAPLHPMQEAFREHHGLQCGFCTPGMIMTAIDIVHRKGHELDDHTIREELEGNLCRCTGYQNIVASISAGAKAMAKSDLA